A region of the Planctomycetota bacterium genome:
AATATAAAATCAGCGCAAACGATGTGATTGAAGTGTTTGTCTGGAAGAATGAGGATTTATCGCGCGATGTAACGGTTCGTCCGGACGGCAAGATTTCGCTGCCTTTAATCGGTGAAACGCTGGCTGAAGGAAAAACGCTTGAAGAGCTCGATGACGAACTTACCCGTAAATATGCCGAATACCTGGTTTCCCCGGATATTTCGCTGGTCGTCAAGAAATTCGCCGAGGAAAAGGTTTTTGCACTTGGCGAGGTGTCCAGGCCGGGTGTTTATACTATTTCCGGGACTTTGTCTTTGGTTGATTTAGTATCACAAGCCGGCGGATGGACAAAAGCCGCCAAGATAAGCAATGTTTTTATCATCCGCGGAACCGTCGCCAAAGAACCGGATGTTATTTTAGTAAACATGAAGGAAATCATGCGGGGCAATACGCGCGGGAATGTCGTTTTATACCCCAAAGATATTGTTTATATTCCTTCAACGGTCATATCGGATGTAGGCAAATTTATTTCGGAATATATCGGTCCGATTTACACAACAGCAACCACAGTTATTGCGGTTGATTATTTCAAAAGGCGCTGATGTTTAAGGATGAAGTAACGATTCACGTCAAGGGAGGCGACGGCGGAAACGGATGCATAAGCTTCCACAGGGAAAAATTCATGCCCAAAGGCGGCCCGGATGGCGGCAACGGCGGCAAAGGGGGCGATGTTATCATCCGAACCAGTCCGCACCTTAATACATTATATCACCTGACGCATTCACCGCGGTATTTTGCGCAGAACGGCGCTCCGGGGAGGGGCAATAATTGTTTCGGCAAAAACGGACGCGATGCAATCATAGAAGTCCCGCTCGGAACGGTTATTTCCGATTCGGTTAATCATAATATCATCAAAGACCTTAAAGAAAAGGGGGACAGCAGCATCATTGCCAAAGGAGGCAAAGGCGGCCGGGGAAACAGCACCTACGCCACGCCGACCAGGCAGACGCCCCGGTTTGCACAGTCCGGGGAGGACGGAGAGGAAAAGAAAATCCATCTGGAACTGAAACTGATTGCCGATGTCGGATTAATCGGACTGCCGAATGCCGGGAAATCAATGCTTTTGAGGCGTATTTCTTCCGCCCAGCCCAAGGTGGCGGACTATCCTTTTACCACTTTGGAGCCGAGTTTGGGAATCGTGCGCGGGCCAGACTACCACACCATCGTCGCGGCGGATTTGCCGGGATTGATTGAAGGCGCACACCAGGGCAAAGGCTTGGGAGATAAATTCCTGCGGCATATCGAACGCACACGCCTTCTAGCGCATGTGATTGATTTCTCCCAAGATGGTTCGCCTTTGGCCGCTTATAAGACCATCAGGAAAGAGCTTAACGCTTATAGCGCTGTCTTGGCTAAAAAGCCGGAGGTCATAATTGCAAACAAGATAGATTTGCCGGATGGCGAGAAAAACTACAAGAAATACTCCGGAAAATTCAAAGCAGATGTTTTACCCATTTCCGCTCTCAAAAAGGCCGGTTTGGAAAAGATGCTCCGGGCGATATTCAAACGCCTGAATGAAGAAGACGAAGACTCTTTCTAAAAGTGACTCCCGCTTAATCTCCCGGCGTGATGTAGGGAGAAACAAAGAGGAAGGGGAAGATTAGATTTTATCCGGCAGTTCGTCATGCTCATCCCAGATATCGCCGACGATTTCTTCCAGTATATCTTCAATCGTAATTACACCGATGAACTTATCCGCCCTATCCTTGACGATGGCCAGGTGAATGTGGCTTTTCTGCATGACTTTCAGTATTTCGCTTGTTTTAGCCGTATCAGAAACGACATAGGGTTTCCTTATCAGGTCATGCAAGATAATCAAACCGGTATCGCCGTGGCAGATTACGTTAAGGTATTCCTTGGTATATAAAATGCCGATGATGTTATCCGGTTTTCCCTGGTAAACCGGGATGCGCGTGTGATGTTTATTCGTAATCATCGTCAGGATTTCTTCCTGGGAGGCGTCTATATTCAAAACATCCACTTTTTCTTTCGGGAGCATTACATCCGCAACCGTCTGGTCGGTAAACTTAAAGATATTTTGCAGTATCAGGGTTTCGTCATCCTTAAGGTGTCCGGCATCTTTTGCCATTTCGACGGTGTAACGCAGTTCGTCTTTGGTTATAAACGGCTTCCTGTATTTAATCTTTATGCCCAGGAGGAAGGCGAAAAACCTGGTTGTCAGCGAAAAGAACTTGACAAACGGATAAAAGAGGGTGCTGAAAACCCTTAACGGATTAACCGCGGAAAACGCCGTTTTTTCCCAGAACTGGCTGGCTAATGCTTTGGGCAGGACTTCCCCGAAC
Encoded here:
- a CDS encoding polysaccharide biosynthesis/export family protein yields the protein MFYLKYLFGITLFAVLLAGCETGPAAYPPNVRPQAYSPEEVKQRIEYKISANDVIEVFVWKNEDLSRDVTVRPDGKISLPLIGETLAEGKTLEELDDELTRKYAEYLVSPDISLVVKKFAEEKVFALGEVSRPGVYTISGTLSLVDLVSQAGGWTKAAKISNVFIIRGTVAKEPDVILVNMKEIMRGNTRGNVVLYPKDIVYIPSTVISDVGKFISEYIGPIYTTATTVIAVDYFKRR
- the obgE gene encoding GTPase ObgE; its protein translation is MFKDEVTIHVKGGDGGNGCISFHREKFMPKGGPDGGNGGKGGDVIIRTSPHLNTLYHLTHSPRYFAQNGAPGRGNNCFGKNGRDAIIEVPLGTVISDSVNHNIIKDLKEKGDSSIIAKGGKGGRGNSTYATPTRQTPRFAQSGEDGEEKKIHLELKLIADVGLIGLPNAGKSMLLRRISSAQPKVADYPFTTLEPSLGIVRGPDYHTIVAADLPGLIEGAHQGKGLGDKFLRHIERTRLLAHVIDFSQDGSPLAAYKTIRKELNAYSAVLAKKPEVIIANKIDLPDGEKNYKKYSGKFKADVLPISALKKAGLEKMLRAIFKRLNEEDEDSF
- a CDS encoding HlyC/CorC family transporter: MIDLPTWSLIISIVLLLFLSGFFSASELALFSFRKTRLVMLVKQGNKKAQRLNHIMQKPESILSTILVGNNIINTASAVLATILAVRLFPEHGYLIALFGMAFLTIQFGEVLPKALASQFWEKTAFSAVNPLRVFSTLFYPFVKFFSLTTRFFAFLLGIKIKYRKPFITKDELRYTVEMAKDAGHLKDDETLILQNIFKFTDQTVADVMLPKEKVDVLNIDASQEEILTMITNKHHTRIPVYQGKPDNIIGILYTKEYLNVICHGDTGLIILHDLIRKPYVVSDTAKTSEILKVMQKSHIHLAIVKDRADKFIGVITIEDILEEIVGDIWDEHDELPDKI